From the Streptomyces sp. NBC_01216 genome, the window CGCTCCCCCAACGGAGAGGACCTCCTCTTCGTCTTCCACGACAGCAACCGGAGCCGCACCCTCCTCCTGCCCTACAACGTGATCCGCAAGGAGACCACCAGCCCCGTCTCCTGCCGCGGCCACGCACTCCTCGACGACGGGACGATGGTGGTCCTGCGCGCCGAGGACGAGGAGCCCGGCCGGGCCCATCTCGCGCAGATCTGGCGGACCCCTTACACCGCAGACACCCACGCGGCCCCGCCGGCCGCGGGACCGCTGGCCCGCATCGGCAACCCGGATCTCGTCCGCGGCGTCTCCGACTGCCTGTCCATCGCCCGCCAGGCCGCCGAACCGGCGGCCGCGGCGGGGATGTACGAGGCGCTGGCCGCCGCGTGCGTCCGGGCGACCGACGTCCACCACTGGCTGGGCGACCCGGAGACCGGAGACCTGCTCACCCCGCTCACCGCGCTGCGGACCACGGCCGCGCAGGTGCTCGACGAGTTCGAGACGGTGACCACACTCACCCGGCAGGCGGCCGAGGCCCTGGAGACGTCCACCCGGCAGATCGCCGGCCTGGTGCGGCGGGTCCGCGGCGAGGCGCCCGCCACGGCCGAGGAGTGGATCTCCCGGATCACCGAACTCCGCCGGGCCCAGGGACACCTGGTCACCCTGAAGGAGATGCGCTACGCCGACACCGAGGCCATCGACACCCTGACCGCGGACGTCGAGGCCGACATCGCCGCCGCGGCCCGGCGGGCCGTCGACTTCCTCCGCCGGGACGACGCCTTCCACCCGCACCACGCCGAGGCCGAACGCCTCGCGGGGGAGGCGGCCGGACTGGCGACCGCCGCCGAGGCGGGCCCGGTCCGCGACCGGCTCGACGAGCACACCCTCGGGCTGCGGACGCTCACCGAGATCGTCGCCGGCCTGGACATCGGCGACGCCACCGTACGCACGGCGATCCTGGAGAGCGTCGCCGACGTCCTGGCCACGGTGAACCGCGCCCGCGCCGTCCTCGACGCCCGCCGTGCCGAACTCCTCGACCAGGAGGGACGGGCGGAGTTCGCCGCCGAACTCGCGCTGCTCGGCCAGGCCGTCACCGCGGCCCTGGCCGCCGCGGACACCCCCGAGCACTGCGACGACCAGCTCGGCCACCTCCTGCTGCGGCTGGAGAACCTCGAGTCCCGCTTCGCCGAGCACGACGGCTTCCTCGCCGGCGTCGACGACAAGCGCGCCGAGATCCACGACGCCTTCGCCGCCCGCAGACAGGCCCTCCAGGACGCCCGCGCCCGGCGCACCGAGCGCGTCGCCGAGTCCGCCGGACGCATCCTCGAATCCATCGCCCGGCGGGTCGCGACCCTGACGGGCCTCGACGAGGTGCACACCTACTTCGCCTCCGACCCGATGGTCGCCAAGGTGCGCCGCGCCGTCGCGGAACTGCGCGAACTGGGCGACCAGGTACGCGCCGAGGAGCTCGACGGACGGCTCGCCGCCGCCCGGCAGGAGGCCGGACGGGCGCTGCGCGACCGCACCGAGCTGTTCGCCGACGGCGGCGACACGATCCGGCTGGGCCGGCACCGGTTCGCCGTCCACCACCAGGTCCCCGAACTGACCCTCGTCCCCCACGAGGACACCCTCGTGTTCGCGCTGACCGGCACCGACTTCCGGCAGCCCGTCACGGCAGCGGACTTCGCCGCCACCCGCCCGTACTGGGGACGCACCCTGCCCTCGGAGTCGGCCGAGGTCTACCGCGGCGAGTACCTGGCCGCCCGCCTGCTCGCCGAGCACGGCGCCGACGCCCTGGCCGGCGCCGACCTGCCCGCGCTCGCGCGCCGGGCGGCGGAGTCCGCCTACGACGAGGGCTACGAGCGCGGGGTCCACGACCACGACGCGGCGGCGATCCTCGACACCCTGCTGCGGCTGCGCGACGGCGCGGGCCTGCTGCGCTACGCGCCGGAGGCGCGGGCCGCCGCCCAGGTCTTCTGGGAGCAGGCCACCACCGCCGAGACCCGTGACCTGTGGAGCCGCCGCGCGGTCTTCCTGAACCAGGCCCGCGACACCTTCGGCGTCGCGACGGCCGTGGACGGGCTGTGCGCGGAACTCGCGGAGGAGATCGGAGACCGCGCGGCGGCCGAGTACCTCGTGGAGGAACTGGTGTCCGGGCCGCCGGGATTCGCCGTCTCGGACACGGCCCGCACCTTCCTGGACAAATTCCGCCGGGCCGTCGGGACGTCCGCCTACGACGACGGCCTCGCGGCCTTCACGGACCCGTCCGCGCGGCGGCAGCTCGTCGAGAGCTGGCTCACCTCCTACGCGGCGGGGTCCGGGGAGCGGCCCGACGACGGAGCGCTCGCCGAGGCCGTCGCCGTCGAGCTGTGCCCCGGACTCGACCGCTACGACCTGGGAGTGACGACCGCCGCGACGGTCACCGGGCTCCTCGGCGCCCACCCCCGCATCGAGAACCGCGCGCTGCCCCTGCGCCTCGACGAGTTCCTCGACCGGACCGGGAGCTTCGCCGAGCACGACGCCCCCGGCTTCCGCGCCTACCAGCAGCGCCGCACCGCGCTCGTCGCCACCGAACGCGCCCGCCTGCGGATCGACGAGTACCGCCCGCGGGTCATGTCGTCCTTCGTCCGCAACCGGCTCGTCGACGAGGTCTACCTGCCGCTGATCGGAGACAACCTCGCCAAGCAGCTCGGCGCCACCGGCGACGCCAAGCGGACCGACTCGCACGGCCTCCTGCTGCTCCTGTCCCCTCCCGGATACGGCAAGACGACGCTCGTCGAGTACGTCGCCGACCGTCTCGGCCTCCTGCTGGTCAAGGTGGACGGGCCCGCCCTCGGCCACGACACCACCTCGCTCGACCCCGAGGACGCGCCGAACTCCGCCGCCCGCCGGGAGCTGGAGAAGATCGCCTTCGCGCTCCGCGCGGGCAACAACGTGATGCTGTACGTCGACGACATCCAGCACACCGCGCCGGAGTTCCTGCAGAAGTTCATCCCGCTGTGCGACGCCACCCGGACCCTGGACGGGCACGACCTGCGCGGCAAGCGCTTCGCGGTCTGCATGGCCGGAAACCCGTACACGGAGTCGGGCCGGCGCTTCCGCGTGCCGGACATGCTCGCCAACCGCGCCGACGTGTGGAACCTGGGCGACGTGCTGACCGGCAAGGAGGAGGTCTTCGCGCTCAGCTTCGTCGAGAACGCCCTCACCTCCCACCCGGTCCTCGCGCCCCTGGCCGGCCGCGACCGCGACGACCTCGAACTCCTCGTGCGGCTGGCGGCCGGCGACCCGACCGCCCGCCGGGACCGACTCGTCCACCCCTACGCCGCCGCCGAACTCGACCGTCTCCTCGCCGTGTTGCGCCACGTCCTGACCGCGCGGGCGACCGTCCTCGCCGTCAACGAGGCGTACATCGCCTCGGCCGCCCGGTCCGACGACGCCCGAACCGAGCCGCCCTTCCGCCTCCAGGGCTCCTACCGCAACATGAACAAGATCGTGGCGCGCGTCTCGCCGGCCATGAACGACGCCGAACTCGCCGCCGTCATCGACGACCACTACACCGCCGAGGCGCAGACCCTGACCGCCGAGGCCGAGGCCAACCTCCTCAAGCTCGGCGACCTGCGCGGCACCCTCACCGCCGCGCAGCGGGACCGCTGGACGGAGATCCTCACCGCCCACGCGCGCGTCCGGGCCCTCGGCGGCTCCGGCGACGATCCGCTGGACCGCGCGGTCGCCGCCCTGGGACTGCTCGCCGATCGCATCACGGCCGTCGAGTCGGCGATCACCCGGGCGACGGACCCGCGAAACGTGCTCGCGCGTCCCACGGGACGGCACGCCTCGCGGGACGCCGGCCGGCCGTGACGGGGAACGGGGCGACCGGTCCCGTGCTCATCCGGCGCTCGTGAGGCCCGGCGCGCCCCACACCGGGAACCACCGCCCCAGATCGGCTTCCATCCGCAGGTCGTCCGCGAGGAGCGACCGGACCTGCAGTTCCAGCGGGTTGTCACGCTTCTCGGCCCCACCGGGGAGCGGCGCGAAGGGATAGAAGGTGCCGCGCTTGTAGAGATAGACGAGCGCAAGGGAGCGTCCGCCCGCCGCCGGGCGGAAGCCGATCAGCGAACAGAGCAGCTGCGGGCCGAAGCCGGCGTCCTGGAGCAGGGTGTTGACGGCGTGCAGGTCGTTGACCAGCCCGACGGTGTCCTCGGCGGGGTGGCGGGTGAGGAGCCAGGTGTAGCCGTAGGCGTCCCGGCTGAACTCCACCGGCGTGCCGCCGCGCCCGGTGTCCGCGTCGAGCAGGTCGCGTACGTCCTGCCGGAGCCGGGCGAAGGCGCCTCCCTCGACGCTCGCGAAGCACACCGAGCCGGTACCGGTCGGGGCCAGCCCCGTCCCCGCCTCCAGGGTGATCGCGGCGGAGGGCAGGCCGAAGAGCCGGTCGAGGTCGGGACGGACCGGCTTGCTGCGGCCGAGGATGGCGTCGAGAAATCCCACGGCACGAACCTCCGTCGGTCGTCAGCGGCCGAGCTGCGCCGAGATCCGGCCCAGCTGGTCGAGGCGCTGTTCAAGGGTGGGGTGGGAGGAGAGCAGCCGGCTCAGGCTCTCCTTGGAGGAGAACGCGGGGGCGAACCAGAACGCGTTGAACGGCTCGGCCTTCCGCAGGTCCCGGGTCGGGATCCGGGCCATCTGGCCGGTCACCTTGGTGAGCGCGGAGGCGAGTGCGGACGGCCGGCCGGTGAGCAGCGCCGCCGCGCGGTCGGCGGACAGTTCGCGGTAGCGGGAGAGGACCCGGGTGAGCAGGAAACTGATCACGTAGATGACGGCGCTGACCACGGGGACCAGGATGACCGCGATGGCGGTGTTGCTGTCGCGGCTGCGTCCGAGGCCGCTGTAGAGCGCGACGCGGGTCATCACGCCCGCGAGGACGCCGAGGAACGACGCGATCGTCATCACGGCGACGTCGCGATGGGCGACGTGCGACAACTCGTGGGCGAGGACGCCTTCCAGTTCCTCCGGTTCCAGTCGCCGGAGGAGGCCGGTGGTGGCGCACACGAGGGCGGTCTTCTCGCTGCGTCCGGTGGCGAAGGCGTTCGGTACGTCGCTGTCGGCGATCGCCACCCGGGGTTTGGGCATGTCGGCGAGCGCGCAGATGCGGTCCACGGCGCCGTGCAGCTCGGGTGCCTGCTCGGGTGTGACCTCGCGGGCACCCATGCTGTAGGCGGCGATCCGGTCGCTGAACCAGAACTGCGCGACGAAGAGAGCGCCCGCGATCAGCAGGATGACGGGCCAGGAGCCGCGCAGGAGGACCATCAGGACGCCGACGAAGACCACGTAGAGCAGCCCGATCAGGAACATCGTCGTCACCATGCGGGTGGTGAGCCCCCGATCCGGGGCGTAGCGCGAACGGGACAGGGACCTGGCCATCCGAATCAGCCTCCAGCGAAGACGCCGCACGAGCCCTGCTGCCAGTGTGCTCCTTTCGCGCCGATCCGCTCAGTTCTGGTTACATTCGCTCGGTGACCGGCCGTCCGGGGTTCCCGTAGGGCCCGCACGACATGCGCGTCCGCGGATTACGCTCCTGACCTGCGGAGATAAGTGCCCGGTGAACGGATGTAGGTGTCCGGATAACGGTCGCGTCACGCTCGCTGGGGTTTTCGTAGATCACCTTCCGTAGTGTGACATGCGCCACACACCATTCTGGCGGTGACGTGGTAGGAATGCCCAACTCCGCAGGTGGCACCACCCCTCGCCACCTCGCGCAGCGGCCGGCCGAAGCCGGTCAGCACGACCAGGATGATCACGGTCCGAGTCCACGGGCCAGCACACCCTGGCCCGCCGCTCGGACAAACGGCATTCGCTCAGAGACCGCACATCCACTGGCGCACCCTCCCAGGCGCCGGTCCTGCGTCACGAGGTACTCACCGTGTCACTCGACTCCATGACCCAGTCCGTTGACGAAGCCGTCAGCGGAGTCTTCAAGCCCGTCGCCCAATGGCTCGGGGACGTCGTCTTCTACTCCGTCCCTGTCGCCGGTACGCAACTCCCCCTGATCGTGGCCTGGCTCGTCGTGGCCGGTCTGGTCTTCACGGGCTGGTTCGGGTTCGTCCAGTTGCGCAAGTTCCGCCTGGCCATCGACGTGGTGCGCGGTAAGTACGACGAGAAGGGCGCGACCGGCGAGGTCAACCACTTCCAGGCCCTGACCGCCGCCGTCTCCGGCACGGTCGGCCTCGGCAACATCGCGGGTGTGGCCGTCGCCGTCTCCATCGGTGGCCCCGGCGCCACCTTCTGGATGATCCTGTGCGGCCTGCTGGGCATGGCCACCAAGTTCGTCGAGGTCACGCTCGGCGTGAAGTACCGCGAGGTGCACGCCGACGGCACCGTCTCCGGCGGCCCGATGCACTACCTGCCCAAGGGTCTCGCCGAGCGCTTCGGCAAGAACGGCCTGCGCTTCGGCAAGGTGCTCGCCTTCCTGGCCGCCTTCATGGTCCTGTTCTTCGGTCTGTTCGGCGGCAACCTCTTCCAGGTCAACCAGTCCTACGAGCTGCTCGTCAACGTCACGGGAAGCGACACCCTGGGCTCGTCGACCGGTGCCCTCTTCTTCGGCATCCTGATCGCCTCGCTCGTCGGCCTGGTGCTGCTCGGCGGCATCCGCTCCATCGCCTCGGTCACCAGCCGCCTGGTTCCGGCCATGGCCGCCATGTACATCGTCGCCTGCCTCGTCGTCATCCTGGTCAACGTCACGGCCGTGCCCGCCGCGGTCTCCACGATCATCGAGGGCGCGTTCAACCCCCAGGGCGTCGCGGGCGGTGTCATCGGTGCCCTGATCGTCGGCTTCAAGCGGGCCGCCTTCTCCAACGAGGCCGGTCTCGGCTCCGCGCCGATCGCCCACTCCGCGGTCAAGACCAAGCACCCCGCGAGCGAGGGCCTGGTCGCGCTGCTGGAGCCGTTCATCGACACGGTCGTCATCTGCACCATGACGGCGCTGACCATCGTCATCGCCAACCCGGCCAGCTGGGTCGAGGCCCGCGCGGGCCAGTCCATCGGCGGTGTCACGATCACCTCCGACGCCTTCAGCTCCGTGATGCCGTGGTTCAAGTACGCCCTGGCCGTGGCGGTCCTGCTGTTCGCCTTCTCCACGCTGATCACCTGGGGCTACTACGGCCTCAAGGCATGGTCGTACATGTTCGGCCGCAGCCGCGCCAGTGAGACCGTCTACAAGCTGCTCTACACGATCGTCGCGGTCGCCGGCTCGCTGCTGACGCTCCAGACCCTGATCGACATGGCCGACGCGGTGCTGTTCATGCTCGCGGTCATCAACATCATCGGTCTCTACCTCCTGGCCCCGGTCGTCAAGCGGGAACTCAACTCCTTCCTGGAGTTCGTCCGTGCCCGCAAGGCCGGCGAGTCCACCGACGATGACGACGACGCGGACGAGGAGCCGGTGAAGGCCGGCGTCGGCGTCTGACCGTTCCTTTCGGAGACCTCCCCGAGGGGGTCCGTTCCCGCCACCCACAACGGCGGGAACGGACCCCCTCGGGTGCGTTTCAGCAGGTGAGAACTGATCTGGTGAGATCGGAACAGGGTCGATAGGGTGAAAGAACGCGTCAGTCGACGCTGGTGTGCCGGGAAGTCTGGTCGGCGTCCGAGGGCCCGTGCGCCCATCAGTCGAACCGCCCCGGAGGCCCACCCGTGACGCCCACCCGCCAGCGAGACCCCCTCTTCGGCGTCCTGCCGTGGCCCGAACGGCAGGCCCTTTCCGAAGCCCTCCGCACCGAGACCGTCGGAGGACTGGTCCTCCTCGGCGCGGCCGTCGTCGCGCTCTTCTGGGCGAACAGCCCGTGGAGCGAGGCATACGAGCAGATACGGCACTTCCACTTCGGCATCCCCGCCCTGGGGCTCGACCTGTCCGTCGCGCACTGGACCGCCGACGGACTGCTCGCGGTGTTCTTCCTGATCGCCGGCATCGAGCTGAAACGCGAACTCGTCGTCGGCGAACTGCGCACCCCCGCCACCGCGGCCCTGCCCGTCATCGCCGCGCTGTGCGGCATGGCCGTCCCCGCGGCCCTGTACACCCTGACCGCCAGCGCGGGCGGCGGGAGCCTCGACGGCTGGGCCGTGCCGATGGCCACCGACATCGCCTTCGCGCTCGCCGTCCTCGCGGTCATCAGCACCCACCTGCCGTCCGCGCTGCGGGCGTTCCTGCTCACCCTGGCCGTCGTCGACGACCTCGGCGCCATCCTGATCATCGCCGTCTTCTTCACCTCCGGCCTCAACTTCTGGGCCCTCGGCGGAGCCGTCGCCGGACTCGTCCTCTTCTACTTCCTCCAGCGCTTCCGCGTCCGGGGCTGGTGGTGGTACGTCCCGCTCGGCGTGGCCGTCTGGGCGCTGATGTACAACTCCGGCGTCCACGCCACGGTCGCCGGCGTCGCCATGGGCCTCATCCTGCGCACCACCCGCGACAAGGGCGAGGAGACCACTCCCGCCGCCCGGGTCTCGCACCGCGTCCACCCCTTCTCGGCGGGCGTCGCGGTACCGCTGTTCGCACTCTTCGCCGCCGGGGTCAGCGTCTCCGGCGACGCCCTGAAGCACGTGTTCGCGGACCCGGAGCCGCTCGCGGTCCTCGTCGGCCTGGTCGCCGGCAAGATCCTCGGGGTCTTCCTCGGCACCTATCTCGCCGCCCGGTACACCAAGGCCAGACTCAACCCCGACCTGGCCTGGGCCGATGTGTTCAGCCTCGCCACACTGGCCGGCATCGGCTTCACCGTCTCGCTCCTCATCGGCGAACTCGCCTTCCCGGACCCCGCCGAGGCCGAGCACGTCAAGACGGCCGTGCTCGTCGGCTCCTTCGTCGCCGCCACCCTGGCCGCCGTGCTGCTGCGCCGGCGCAACCGCGTCTACCGGCGCCTGTGCGAGGAGGAGAACCGGGACGAGGACGCGGACGGCATACCCGATATCTACCAGACCGGGGCACGGGCCGACGGGGCCGCGCGGGGCTGACCGCCGTACGGTGCCGTGCCGTGCCCGCGGGGCGGGCGGCGCGGTGCCACCGGCGTGCGATTGCCGTGGACCGGCAAGAACGGCCCCTTCCGGTTGCACGTCAGGGGGCTGTCGATGCCGCGTAGGGAACCTATAAAGTCGGTACCGGTGTGCCGGGAAGCCTGGTCGGCGAACAGGGGACACGTCTCTTCGCCGATCGGAGGATTCCTGACATGGTGCTCGTCGCCGTCTTCGGGGCCGCGCTGCTTGTCGCCGTCCTGCTGTCCGGGCTCGCCGCCCGTACCGTCCTGTCGACCTCGCTGCTCTTCCTGCTCGGAGGGGCGCTGGTCAGCGACGGCTTCCTCGGGCTGATCCACATCACGCCCGACAGCGAGATCGTGTCGGTCACCGCCGACCTCGCGCTGTTCGCGGTGCTCTTCACCGACGGCATGCACGTCTCCTTCGCCAAGCTGCGGGCCAACTGGCGCAACCCGGCCCGCGCGCTGGGCCTGGGCATGCCGCTCGCCTGCGTCGGCATGGCCCTCCTCACCCACTACCTGGTCGGTCTGGACTGGACGACGTCCTTCCTGGTGGGCGCGGTCCTCGCACCGACCGACCCGGTGTTCGCCTCCGCGATCGTGGGGCGCAAGGAGGTTCCGGCCCGGCTGCGGGAGCTCCTGAACGTCGAGAGCGGTATCAACGACGGACTCGCGCTCCCGGTCGTCCTGATCCTGATCGCCGCCGCCGGCCCGACCTCCCCCCACGCCGAGGCGTCCCTCGGGAAGATCGGCCTGGAGCTGGGCCTCGGCCTCGCGTTCGGCGTGCTGATGCCGCTGCTGCTCAACCTGCTCGTACGGGTGCGGTTCCTGGGCGCCGAGCCCAAACTCCAGCCCCTGCTGCCGCTGGCCACCGGCATCATCCTCTACGCCGCCTGTCACCTCACCCACGCCAACCCCTACCTCGCCGCGTTCTCCGCGGGCGCGGTCCTCATGGCCGTCTCACCGGAGTCCCAGAAGGCGTTCGAGCCGCTGGGCGAGTCGCTCGCCGAGCTCGCGAAGTTCGCCGCGCTGCTGGTCTTCGGGGCGCTGCTCACCCCGCGGCTCTTCTCGGACCTGTCCCTCGGCGGCTACGTGGCGGTGATCCTGGCGATCGTCCTGATCAGGCCCGCGTCCCTGCTCATCTCGCTGGTCGGGACCCGGATCGACCGGCGGGAGAAGCTGGTCGGCGCCTGGTTCGGCCCGAAGGGCTTCGCCTCGGTCGTCTACGGGCTGCTGGTGCTCCAGGCGGGAATCCCGCAGGGGCAGGAGGCGTACACCCTCATCGCCGTGTGCATCGCCTTCTCGATCATCGCCCACAGCAGCACGGATGTCCCCATCGCGCGTCTGTTCCACGTCGAGGACATCGTCACCCCGCCGAGCGGCCGGGAGGCTACGGCCGACGCGGCCGGGGGGACGCCCGAGGCCCGGGACACCTCCGACGCGCGCGTGTGACCCGGCTCCCCGCGCCGCCGTGACCGTCACGGCTCGGAGGCCGGCGAGCCGCCGCCGTCCTTCCGCACGCCGTCCCGCCGACCCCGGCGGATCCCCGCGCGGAACCCGCCGCCGGGGGCACCCGTGCCCCGCGGCCGCTCCGACGGCTCCGGAACGCCCGCGCCGCCCCCCGACCGCCCACAGGCACCGCACCGTGCACCCACGCCACCCCTCGACCCACGCATCCACATCGCCCCGAGGCACATCCGCAACCACCGAGGCCGGTCAGGCCGACGCCGCACCGGGTTCCACCGGTACGGCGAGAACGCGACGAAGAACGACGAAGAACGAGGTCAGCCGTATGACGTTCCCCACCCTCGCCCGCACCCCCGCCACACTCCGCCGCCTCGCCGCGCTGGCGGCCGGCGTCGCCCTCACGGCCGGCTGCGCCGCCGGCGGCGTGTCGGTCGACAAGGCCAACGACGAACTGCGCTCGACGTCCTTCCACGGGCGCGGCTCGACGACCGCGCTCGGCGGCGGGTCGCAGGAGATCTGGTCGGATCCGGACCAGGGGCTACGCATCAAGGCGTCCGGAGCGAGCGCGACCGGCGAGATGTACTGCAAGGACGGGAAGACCTACACCAGCGCGCCGATGTTCGCCGACGCCCTCAAGCAGCGGGGACAGGCCATCGACCTGCCTGAGCGGCTGGCCGACGTCTTCGTGACGACCGAGACCGGTCAGGGCTGCGACGTCTACTTCGTGATCTCCGACAGCGCGGAGCACGCGCCGGAGAGCGACAAGACCTTCGACGGCAGGCGGACGACCGCCTTCTCGGTCTCCTCGGGCGCGGCCACCGACACGTACTACCTGGAGAGCGAGAGCTCACGCCTCGTACGCCTGGAGGCTGAGCGCGACGGGCGGACGAGCACCACGCGGTACGACTCCTTCGGGGAGAAGTTCACGATCACGATGCCGGACGAGGACAAGACCATGCCGATGGACGACTTCCGCCGCGAGGTCATGGGCGGCTGACGGCGACCGCGTCCCGGTTCCCGCACGGACGCCGATAGGCGCCGGAACCGGGACGGGGGTCAGCCGAGGAACAGCAG encodes:
- a CDS encoding DNA repair ATPase, giving the protein MSTGIDQDTYAVLRDRLAAQATELARRAEALNEARIAAFGGGELSLTRTDRVRTEHACLPRDVVAVGDLLLLGHHTPSTGRPEAAVADVFTLYDRDLNPLPEDAVPGLLDDPAFVREFAALHRYFRGARLLRLRRVEGRLLAVFRTGEKADDLRVLRWSLGPSGETRFLDARGERDHVLPASQDVDWVDTTRDDHVPGRHPHISLDGRVYVSTVGGTLTLKTENDTETGEGVYSEPVDEPLQSLADAAVSYAVVGPLVLVRVHPYKEETRRHLVFHTLTGEAVRLDGIGQACLRLPEDQGIVFPGGYCLASGAVKTFDTDPAGAEFERTVRSPNGEDLLFVFHDSNRSRTLLLPYNVIRKETTSPVSCRGHALLDDGTMVVLRAEDEEPGRAHLAQIWRTPYTADTHAAPPAAGPLARIGNPDLVRGVSDCLSIARQAAEPAAAAGMYEALAAACVRATDVHHWLGDPETGDLLTPLTALRTTAAQVLDEFETVTTLTRQAAEALETSTRQIAGLVRRVRGEAPATAEEWISRITELRRAQGHLVTLKEMRYADTEAIDTLTADVEADIAAAARRAVDFLRRDDAFHPHHAEAERLAGEAAGLATAAEAGPVRDRLDEHTLGLRTLTEIVAGLDIGDATVRTAILESVADVLATVNRARAVLDARRAELLDQEGRAEFAAELALLGQAVTAALAAADTPEHCDDQLGHLLLRLENLESRFAEHDGFLAGVDDKRAEIHDAFAARRQALQDARARRTERVAESAGRILESIARRVATLTGLDEVHTYFASDPMVAKVRRAVAELRELGDQVRAEELDGRLAAARQEAGRALRDRTELFADGGDTIRLGRHRFAVHHQVPELTLVPHEDTLVFALTGTDFRQPVTAADFAATRPYWGRTLPSESAEVYRGEYLAARLLAEHGADALAGADLPALARRAAESAYDEGYERGVHDHDAAAILDTLLRLRDGAGLLRYAPEARAAAQVFWEQATTAETRDLWSRRAVFLNQARDTFGVATAVDGLCAELAEEIGDRAAAEYLVEELVSGPPGFAVSDTARTFLDKFRRAVGTSAYDDGLAAFTDPSARRQLVESWLTSYAAGSGERPDDGALAEAVAVELCPGLDRYDLGVTTAATVTGLLGAHPRIENRALPLRLDEFLDRTGSFAEHDAPGFRAYQQRRTALVATERARLRIDEYRPRVMSSFVRNRLVDEVYLPLIGDNLAKQLGATGDAKRTDSHGLLLLLSPPGYGKTTLVEYVADRLGLLLVKVDGPALGHDTTSLDPEDAPNSAARRELEKIAFALRAGNNVMLYVDDIQHTAPEFLQKFIPLCDATRTLDGHDLRGKRFAVCMAGNPYTESGRRFRVPDMLANRADVWNLGDVLTGKEEVFALSFVENALTSHPVLAPLAGRDRDDLELLVRLAAGDPTARRDRLVHPYAAAELDRLLAVLRHVLTARATVLAVNEAYIASAARSDDARTEPPFRLQGSYRNMNKIVARVSPAMNDAELAAVIDDHYTAEAQTLTAEAEANLLKLGDLRGTLTAAQRDRWTEILTAHARVRALGGSGDDPLDRAVAALGLLADRITAVESAITRATDPRNVLARPTGRHASRDAGRP
- the nhaA gene encoding Na+/H+ antiporter NhaA, whose amino-acid sequence is MTPTRQRDPLFGVLPWPERQALSEALRTETVGGLVLLGAAVVALFWANSPWSEAYEQIRHFHFGIPALGLDLSVAHWTADGLLAVFFLIAGIELKRELVVGELRTPATAALPVIAALCGMAVPAALYTLTASAGGGSLDGWAVPMATDIAFALAVLAVISTHLPSALRAFLLTLAVVDDLGAILIIAVFFTSGLNFWALGGAVAGLVLFYFLQRFRVRGWWWYVPLGVAVWALMYNSGVHATVAGVAMGLILRTTRDKGEETTPAARVSHRVHPFSAGVAVPLFALFAAGVSVSGDALKHVFADPEPLAVLVGLVAGKILGVFLGTYLAARYTKARLNPDLAWADVFSLATLAGIGFTVSLLIGELAFPDPAEAEHVKTAVLVGSFVAATLAAVLLRRRNRVYRRLCEEENRDEDADGIPDIYQTGARADGAARG
- a CDS encoding cation:proton antiporter; translated protein: MVLVAVFGAALLVAVLLSGLAARTVLSTSLLFLLGGALVSDGFLGLIHITPDSEIVSVTADLALFAVLFTDGMHVSFAKLRANWRNPARALGLGMPLACVGMALLTHYLVGLDWTTSFLVGAVLAPTDPVFASAIVGRKEVPARLRELLNVESGINDGLALPVVLILIAAAGPTSPHAEASLGKIGLELGLGLAFGVLMPLLLNLLVRVRFLGAEPKLQPLLPLATGIILYAACHLTHANPYLAAFSAGAVLMAVSPESQKAFEPLGESLAELAKFAALLVFGALLTPRLFSDLSLGGYVAVILAIVLIRPASLLISLVGTRIDRREKLVGAWFGPKGFASVVYGLLVLQAGIPQGQEAYTLIAVCIAFSIIAHSSTDVPIARLFHVEDIVTPPSGREATADAAGGTPEARDTSDARV
- the htpX gene encoding zinc metalloprotease HtpX; the encoded protein is MARSLSRSRYAPDRGLTTRMVTTMFLIGLLYVVFVGVLMVLLRGSWPVILLIAGALFVAQFWFSDRIAAYSMGAREVTPEQAPELHGAVDRICALADMPKPRVAIADSDVPNAFATGRSEKTALVCATTGLLRRLEPEELEGVLAHELSHVAHRDVAVMTIASFLGVLAGVMTRVALYSGLGRSRDSNTAIAVILVPVVSAVIYVISFLLTRVLSRYRELSADRAAALLTGRPSALASALTKVTGQMARIPTRDLRKAEPFNAFWFAPAFSSKESLSRLLSSHPTLEQRLDQLGRISAQLGR
- a CDS encoding alanine/glycine:cation symporter family protein; the protein is MSLDSMTQSVDEAVSGVFKPVAQWLGDVVFYSVPVAGTQLPLIVAWLVVAGLVFTGWFGFVQLRKFRLAIDVVRGKYDEKGATGEVNHFQALTAAVSGTVGLGNIAGVAVAVSIGGPGATFWMILCGLLGMATKFVEVTLGVKYREVHADGTVSGGPMHYLPKGLAERFGKNGLRFGKVLAFLAAFMVLFFGLFGGNLFQVNQSYELLVNVTGSDTLGSSTGALFFGILIASLVGLVLLGGIRSIASVTSRLVPAMAAMYIVACLVVILVNVTAVPAAVSTIIEGAFNPQGVAGGVIGALIVGFKRAAFSNEAGLGSAPIAHSAVKTKHPASEGLVALLEPFIDTVVICTMTALTIVIANPASWVEARAGQSIGGVTITSDAFSSVMPWFKYALAVAVLLFAFSTLITWGYYGLKAWSYMFGRSRASETVYKLLYTIVAVAGSLLTLQTLIDMADAVLFMLAVINIIGLYLLAPVVKRELNSFLEFVRARKAGESTDDDDDADEEPVKAGVGV
- the pspAB gene encoding PspA-associated protein PspAB; protein product: MGFLDAILGRSKPVRPDLDRLFGLPSAAITLEAGTGLAPTGTGSVCFASVEGGAFARLRQDVRDLLDADTGRGGTPVEFSRDAYGYTWLLTRHPAEDTVGLVNDLHAVNTLLQDAGFGPQLLCSLIGFRPAAGGRSLALVYLYKRGTFYPFAPLPGGAEKRDNPLELQVRSLLADDLRMEADLGRWFPVWGAPGLTSAG